In Maridesulfovibrio sp., a single genomic region encodes these proteins:
- the tnpA gene encoding IS66 family insertion sequence element accessory protein TnpA, translating into MAKASRKQKKLRSADFWRKHVDGWRASKLTQAEYCRRHKLSAGAFYHWKRRFLGQSEGFRVKTPDIVAIPVQQITAKEVQQLFTLAFRQGCRGAGA; encoded by the coding sequence ATGGCCAAGGCATCCCGAAAACAGAAGAAACTCCGTTCAGCCGACTTTTGGCGTAAACATGTCGATGGTTGGCGTGCGAGCAAGCTGACGCAAGCCGAATACTGCCGCAGACACAAGCTTTCCGCAGGCGCGTTTTATCACTGGAAACGGCGTTTCCTGGGGCAAAGTGAAGGTTTTCGTGTCAAGACGCCGGACATAGTTGCGATTCCGGTGCAACAGATCACGGCCAAGGAAGTCCAACAGCTATTCACCCTCGCGTTCCGGCAAGGTTGCCGAGGGGCTGGTGCGTGA
- a CDS encoding transposase, producing MREFSGYLQTDGYAGYNAFGGREGIIHVGCLAHVRRKFMDVLKAGTKKRGTDLYSLVETA from the coding sequence GTGCGTGAATTTTCAGGCTATCTGCAAACCGACGGGTATGCGGGGTATAACGCCTTTGGGGGGCGAGAGGGCATCATCCATGTCGGCTGTCTGGCGCACGTGCGGCGTAAGTTCATGGACGTGCTCAAGGCCGGGACAAAAAAACGAGGCACGGACTTGTACAGCCTGGTCGAGACTGCGTAG
- a CDS encoding efflux RND transporter periplasmic adaptor subunit, whose translation MKKILVATIILFLFALGGCKEKPGPAQEILRPVKTMTVGESASSRQWVFSGTAEDALQSDLSFRVGGKIISFPGDQIGRKFQAGEVIARLDPADYELEVRQSESNLEQVRANYVRAKADVARIRTLYERKVVSKSELDQADADFKSFQAQLNASEKLLDIARKRVRYTVLKAPFDGWVGSVDVNVHQNVQPGQKVVGFNAGKQMKMYIALPDTLISEISEGEKVLVTFDALPGKVMNGVIMEVGIGTNHGSSFPVKVYLDNSKQLVRSGMSGNVKFLGRSAGGSLFVAPSSVVGGSDGSKYVWVLENGTVVKRRDVKVGTLSRQGLEILEGLKSGETVVTRGVHSLKDGMKVRSVGGLS comes from the coding sequence ATGAAAAAAATATTAGTTGCTACGATAATCCTGTTTTTGTTCGCGCTTGGCGGGTGCAAGGAAAAACCGGGTCCGGCGCAGGAAATCCTGCGTCCGGTCAAGACAATGACTGTCGGAGAATCTGCATCCAGCAGGCAGTGGGTTTTTTCCGGAACGGCTGAGGACGCCCTCCAGTCAGACCTGTCTTTTCGTGTCGGAGGCAAGATAATTTCCTTCCCCGGCGACCAGATAGGTCGCAAGTTTCAGGCCGGAGAAGTTATTGCCCGGCTGGACCCTGCCGACTACGAGCTGGAAGTGCGCCAGAGCGAATCCAACCTTGAACAGGTCCGGGCCAACTATGTCCGCGCCAAGGCGGATGTGGCCCGCATCAGAACCCTTTATGAACGCAAGGTTGTTTCCAAGTCCGAGCTGGATCAGGCCGATGCGGATTTCAAATCCTTTCAGGCTCAGCTGAACGCTTCTGAAAAGCTGCTTGATATTGCGCGTAAAAGGGTGCGTTACACAGTCCTCAAGGCCCCGTTTGATGGATGGGTCGGTTCCGTGGATGTCAATGTGCACCAGAACGTGCAGCCCGGCCAGAAGGTCGTGGGATTCAATGCCGGTAAACAGATGAAAATGTATATAGCTCTGCCGGATACCCTCATTTCAGAGATATCGGAAGGCGAGAAGGTGCTTGTAACCTTTGATGCCCTTCCGGGAAAAGTCATGAACGGGGTGATCATGGAGGTCGGCATAGGCACGAACCATGGTTCCTCTTTTCCGGTCAAGGTTTATCTCGATAATTCCAAGCAACTGGTTCGCAGCGGCATGTCCGGAAACGTGAAGTTTCTGGGGCGTTCAGCCGGTGGCAGTCTTTTTGTGGCTCCGTCCTCGGTCGTGGGCGGATCTGACGGCAGCAAGTACGTGTGGGTGCTGGAGAACGGGACTGTGGTTAAACGCCGTGACGTAAAGGTCGGGACTCTTTCCAGGCAGGGACTGGAGATTCTGGAAGGCCTGAAGTCCGGTGAAACAGTTGTCACACGCGGTGTTCATTCGCTGAAGGACGGCATGAAAGTTCGCAGCGTGGGGGGATTGTCGTGA
- a CDS encoding MarR family transcriptional regulator, whose amino-acid sequence MLVRSKEESGVSYQLLRVAWLLFDHDKRTHYYGTDERLFEAEIHLIVAIKDNPGFHVAALAQRFGVTKGAISQIIKKLEKKGMVVKASDPKNQSRLLLSLTTKGETAYEAHARLHRDFDEMVAGLLEQESEEHLVFLKNFLRRVSQEIESHEG is encoded by the coding sequence ATGTTGGTTCGTAGCAAAGAAGAATCCGGTGTAAGCTATCAATTGTTGCGCGTGGCTTGGCTGCTTTTCGATCATGACAAGCGGACCCATTACTACGGCACGGACGAACGCCTGTTCGAGGCCGAAATCCATTTGATAGTGGCAATCAAGGACAATCCAGGATTCCATGTGGCCGCCCTGGCCCAAAGGTTCGGCGTGACCAAAGGCGCGATTTCCCAGATAATAAAAAAGCTGGAAAAAAAGGGAATGGTCGTCAAGGCCAGCGATCCGAAGAACCAGTCAAGGCTTTTGCTGAGCCTTACCACCAAAGGGGAAACAGCCTATGAGGCCCACGCCAGGCTCCACCGCGACTTTGACGAAATGGTGGCCGGGCTGCTTGAGCAGGAGTCCGAAGAACATCTCGTGTTTCTGAAAAATTTTCTGCGCAGGGTGTCCCAGGAGATCGAATCCCACGAGGGATAA
- a CDS encoding MATE family efflux transporter: MNAKDKRIRILSEEKVSTALLKLGLPAIIGMLVSALYNVVDAYFIGWLGPSQMAAVSIVFPVVQVVIGLGLTFGCGAASCISRYMGDGDISGASKVASTALFSGIAAGAVLTAACMLFSEELLTYLGATETILPYARDYFSVFMLFSTVGVCYITINNIVISEGAARMSMVVMLFGGVLNMVLDPVFIFVFNWGVYGAAAATVISQASMLAVFIWYFASSRANVSIAPKHMTFEKDVYLNVLKLGLPMFAFQLLSGLSMGMTNTAISEYGDSAVASIGVALRILALVSFVVFGFVKGFQPIAGYNYGAGNYGRLKESIAVALKWTGAYCAVVAVSLCLFNGEIMRLFSHGDLNIVEIGGKVLMYNGLVFILFGLFVVDATLFLALGKAGEGMLLNLSRQGIFFIPAIMILPGIYGMKGVIYAQPVAEVLSFALAFLLFIPLKRSLNGLEENSASLVPRHGV, translated from the coding sequence ATGAACGCCAAAGACAAAAGAATCCGCATCTTGAGCGAGGAAAAGGTTTCAACTGCCCTTTTGAAGCTCGGGCTCCCGGCCATCATCGGGATGCTGGTCTCGGCCTTGTACAACGTGGTGGACGCCTACTTCATCGGTTGGCTCGGCCCCAGCCAGATGGCCGCTGTGTCCATTGTTTTTCCGGTGGTGCAGGTCGTCATCGGCCTGGGGCTGACATTCGGATGCGGGGCGGCGTCCTGCATCTCCCGGTACATGGGCGATGGCGACATATCCGGCGCGAGCAAGGTCGCCTCCACGGCCCTGTTCTCCGGTATTGCCGCTGGAGCTGTCCTTACCGCCGCCTGCATGCTGTTTTCAGAGGAATTGTTGACATACCTGGGGGCAACGGAAACCATCCTGCCCTATGCACGGGATTATTTCTCGGTCTTCATGCTGTTTTCTACTGTAGGCGTATGCTACATCACCATAAACAACATCGTCATCTCCGAAGGCGCGGCCAGGATGTCCATGGTCGTGATGCTGTTCGGCGGGGTGCTGAACATGGTTTTGGACCCGGTATTCATCTTCGTGTTCAACTGGGGAGTTTATGGGGCCGCGGCCGCGACGGTCATTTCCCAAGCCTCCATGCTCGCGGTTTTCATCTGGTATTTCGCAAGTTCCAGGGCAAATGTCAGCATCGCTCCAAAACATATGACTTTTGAAAAAGACGTATATCTCAACGTGCTCAAGCTGGGCCTTCCCATGTTCGCCTTTCAATTGCTTTCCGGCCTTTCCATGGGAATGACCAACACGGCCATCAGCGAATACGGAGACTCGGCGGTTGCCAGCATCGGGGTCGCGCTCAGAATACTGGCCTTGGTGTCCTTTGTTGTTTTTGGTTTTGTCAAAGGATTTCAGCCCATAGCTGGATACAACTATGGAGCGGGAAACTATGGCCGCTTAAAGGAATCCATCGCCGTCGCGCTGAAATGGACCGGAGCCTATTGCGCCGTGGTGGCCGTATCCCTGTGCCTTTTCAACGGCGAAATCATGAGGCTTTTCAGCCACGGAGACTTGAACATCGTGGAAATAGGCGGGAAAGTCCTTATGTACAACGGGCTCGTCTTCATATTGTTCGGACTTTTCGTGGTTGATGCGACGCTTTTCCTGGCCCTTGGAAAGGCCGGGGAAGGGATGCTGTTGAATCTCAGCAGGCAGGGAATATTCTTCATTCCCGCGATCATGATCCTGCCCGGAATATATGGAATGAAAGGCGTGATCTACGCCCAGCCCGTGGCCGAGGTATTGTCCTTCGCCCTTGCCTTTTTGCTGTTCATTCCGCTGAAAAGGTCTTTGAACGGGCTGGAGGAGAATTCAGCATCCCTTGTGCCCCGCCATGGGGTGTGA
- a CDS encoding CerR family C-terminal domain-containing protein — protein MKTNATCTVCKSKGMTNKARGEETRRRLIEVGLQLFAMNGFNGVSMRNLASEAEVNLATVGYHFGGKQGLYEAILNEIIACRDEVMPGMDVVMEKVSEYESGTLSGEEAVAWFFRSFMSGMLSNPASIWGIMLINRELAAPSEAYSMLDEKFFSPSIDAMNMLLKAVMPDGTTFTEIMIVGTALIGIALKFVNHKAFSDRVGWDEMTPERIDIITETLCKRAVAFVCCNEA, from the coding sequence ATGAAAACTAATGCCACGTGTACGGTGTGCAAGTCCAAGGGAATGACCAACAAGGCCAGGGGAGAAGAGACCCGCAGACGGCTGATAGAAGTCGGGTTGCAACTGTTTGCCATGAACGGGTTCAACGGGGTGAGCATGCGCAATCTGGCTTCCGAGGCGGAAGTCAACCTTGCGACCGTGGGGTACCACTTCGGGGGAAAACAAGGGCTTTACGAGGCTATTCTGAATGAGATCATTGCGTGTCGCGATGAAGTCATGCCCGGCATGGATGTCGTCATGGAGAAAGTATCCGAATACGAATCCGGAACGCTTAGCGGCGAAGAAGCAGTGGCCTGGTTTTTCAGATCCTTTATGAGCGGAATGCTCAGCAATCCGGCTTCCATCTGGGGTATAATGCTTATCAACCGGGAGCTTGCCGCTCCCAGTGAAGCGTATTCCATGCTTGATGAGAAATTTTTCAGCCCTTCCATTGATGCCATGAACATGCTGCTCAAGGCTGTCATGCCTGATGGAACCACCTTTACCGAAATTATGATCGTGGGTACCGCTCTGATCGGTATCGCGCTTAAGTTTGTAAATCACAAGGCTTTTTCCGACCGTGTCGGGTGGGATGAAATGACCCCGGAAAGAATTGATATAATAACTGAAACCCTGTGTAAAAGAGCCGTGGCTTTTGTCTGCTGCAACGAGGCTTAA
- a CDS encoding efflux RND transporter permease subunit, with product MNLARWCIENSRTSIALFLLIALGGVMTFMSIPKSEDPDFTIRTAVVITAFPGASPQRVEELVTDKLEEKIREIDVIKNVRSQSMTGISIIEVEFQDSQKDMNPIWQKLRNKVSDAQPTLPPEAMTPSINDEFGDVYGILVALTGDGFTYRELKDVADYTRDKLLQTPGVGKVERWGLQDERVFIDFSNSRMAAAGITPFALGQMIDHQNSIRPSGSAKVGPERISIEPTGEFKSVDDIADLSMRIEGMKSSVKLSDVTKVSRGFADPPGVLARYNGKPAIMLAISMADGNNIMEVGKLVSAKLDELSKDLYLGMDYNIVVYQPDYVDTAVSDFMLNLLESFVFVVVVILVFAGFKTGLIAGSLVPMAMLGCIGLMPFFDVGMQRISIASLIISLGILVDNGVVVSEAILVRLAAGEDRMKAVVGSVSELWMPLLAASLTTVFAFLPIPLADNTTGEYCFSLFIVVSLTLLCSWVLSMSMVPMLCYYILKPKKVIQTFSSRMYRIYRSMLIACLKHRTVFLVIVLFGCAVAFWGFKFVPKMFFPPNERAQFTIDFWQPFGSDITTTAEEAGKLEQFLMSDEGVESVGTFVGHGGPRWYLPLNLEQRNDNLATFVVNTKSVPETDAVIERVRKELKGKFPDADFSLKKLMNGPPVGAPVQIRISGPDQKTLYMLRDKIAALLDKTPGVARVWDDWGQWTKKMEVDVDQDKARQAGLSSFDVAASLQSAMSGYQASTYREGDTNIPILLRSEESFRNRLDKLDSINIYSYQDGKSVPLSQIASSRLVWQPSDIRRRDQTRTMTVKADLLDGYFAMQTLDAVRPEINRMMKSHEWPVGYSVAYGGEFEKSQESQEAINANMPLAMGLLVLVLIFQFNSFRRPLIILLTLPPMMCGITPGMILTASPFGFMPMLGMISLLGIIVNNAIMLIDRIEILRGRGMILSDSIVLASLERARPIIMTATTTIIGMVPLSLQGGEMWRPMANCIMSGLMFATVLTLILCPVLYSIFFKQSFKGYEWDSAVIARGGD from the coding sequence GTGAATCTTGCCAGATGGTGCATAGAGAACAGCCGCACTTCCATAGCTCTGTTTCTGCTCATCGCCCTTGGCGGCGTGATGACTTTCATGAGCATTCCGAAGTCGGAAGATCCGGATTTTACAATCCGCACGGCCGTGGTCATCACCGCGTTTCCGGGAGCCTCTCCACAGAGGGTGGAGGAACTGGTTACCGACAAGCTTGAAGAGAAGATTCGCGAGATTGATGTAATCAAGAATGTCCGTTCGCAGTCCATGACCGGCATATCCATCATAGAGGTCGAGTTTCAGGATAGCCAGAAGGATATGAATCCTATCTGGCAGAAACTGCGTAACAAGGTCTCAGACGCGCAACCGACACTGCCGCCGGAAGCCATGACCCCGAGCATCAATGACGAGTTCGGAGATGTGTACGGAATTCTGGTCGCCCTTACCGGTGACGGCTTCACCTATCGGGAACTCAAGGACGTGGCCGACTATACCCGCGACAAGCTGTTGCAGACTCCCGGAGTCGGTAAGGTCGAGCGGTGGGGGCTGCAGGACGAGCGGGTTTTCATCGATTTTTCAAACTCGCGCATGGCAGCGGCAGGTATAACTCCGTTTGCTCTGGGACAGATGATCGATCACCAGAACTCGATCCGCCCCAGCGGTTCGGCCAAGGTCGGACCGGAGCGTATTTCCATAGAGCCGACCGGTGAGTTCAAATCAGTTGACGACATCGCTGACCTTTCCATGAGAATCGAGGGCATGAAGTCTTCGGTAAAGCTTTCCGATGTTACCAAAGTCAGCCGCGGATTCGCCGATCCTCCGGGTGTTCTGGCCAGGTATAACGGAAAACCGGCCATTATGCTCGCCATCTCCATGGCCGACGGCAACAACATCATGGAAGTTGGCAAACTGGTCAGCGCAAAGCTGGATGAGCTTTCCAAGGATCTATATCTCGGCATGGACTACAATATAGTAGTCTACCAGCCGGATTATGTTGATACGGCCGTTTCGGATTTCATGCTCAATCTGCTTGAGTCTTTTGTCTTCGTGGTCGTGGTCATTCTTGTTTTCGCCGGGTTCAAGACCGGGCTGATCGCCGGATCGCTGGTTCCCATGGCCATGCTGGGGTGCATCGGTCTGATGCCGTTTTTCGATGTGGGGATGCAGAGAATATCCATTGCCTCGCTTATCATCTCACTGGGTATCCTTGTCGATAACGGTGTCGTTGTTTCGGAAGCCATTCTTGTACGCCTTGCGGCCGGTGAGGACCGTATGAAGGCGGTTGTCGGTTCCGTTTCAGAACTCTGGATGCCGCTTCTTGCTGCATCGCTGACAACAGTTTTCGCTTTTCTGCCGATTCCGCTGGCCGACAATACCACCGGGGAATACTGCTTTTCACTGTTCATAGTCGTGAGCCTGACTCTGCTGTGTTCCTGGGTGCTGTCCATGTCCATGGTGCCCATGCTCTGCTATTACATACTCAAGCCCAAGAAGGTCATTCAGACATTTTCCAGCCGTATGTACAGAATCTACAGGAGCATGCTCATCGCCTGCCTGAAACACAGGACCGTGTTTCTTGTCATAGTTCTTTTCGGTTGCGCGGTGGCTTTCTGGGGATTCAAGTTTGTCCCTAAAATGTTCTTTCCGCCCAACGAACGGGCCCAGTTCACAATTGATTTCTGGCAGCCCTTCGGATCGGACATAACCACCACCGCCGAGGAAGCCGGGAAGCTTGAACAGTTCCTGATGTCCGATGAAGGGGTGGAGAGTGTCGGAACTTTCGTAGGCCATGGCGGTCCGCGCTGGTACCTGCCGCTCAACCTTGAACAGCGCAATGACAACCTCGCCACTTTTGTGGTCAACACCAAAAGTGTTCCGGAAACCGATGCCGTTATCGAGCGGGTCAGGAAGGAGTTAAAGGGCAAGTTCCCGGATGCGGACTTCAGTCTCAAGAAGCTTATGAACGGTCCTCCGGTGGGTGCTCCGGTGCAGATTCGTATTTCCGGTCCGGACCAGAAGACTCTTTATATGCTACGTGACAAAATCGCCGCACTGCTTGATAAAACACCCGGAGTTGCCCGTGTATGGGACGACTGGGGGCAGTGGACCAAGAAAATGGAAGTCGATGTGGATCAGGACAAGGCCCGGCAGGCCGGTTTGTCCAGTTTCGATGTTGCCGCTTCCCTGCAGTCGGCCATGAGCGGCTATCAGGCTTCAACTTACCGTGAAGGAGATACCAATATTCCTATCCTGCTGCGCAGTGAGGAATCCTTCCGCAACAGGCTGGACAAGCTGGACAGTATAAACATCTATTCATATCAGGACGGCAAATCCGTGCCGCTCAGCCAGATAGCCAGTTCCAGACTGGTCTGGCAGCCTTCGGACATACGTCGCCGTGATCAGACCAGAACCATGACCGTCAAGGCCGACCTTCTGGACGGCTATTTCGCCATGCAGACTCTGGATGCTGTTCGCCCGGAAATAAACAGGATGATGAAATCGCATGAATGGCCGGTGGGTTATTCCGTTGCATACGGCGGTGAATTCGAGAAGAGTCAGGAAAGCCAGGAAGCCATAAATGCCAATATGCCGCTGGCCATGGGGCTGCTTGTGCTGGTACTTATTTTCCAGTTCAACTCCTTCAGGCGTCCGCTCATAATTCTCCTGACCCTGCCGCCCATGATGTGCGGGATCACTCCGGGAATGATCCTGACCGCTTCCCCGTTCGGGTTCATGCCCATGCTGGGTATGATCAGTCTTCTGGGAATCATCGTTAACAATGCCATAATGCTGATTGACCGCATTGAGATTCTGCGCGGCCGGGGAATGATTTTGAGCGATTCCATAGTGCTGGCTTCGCTGGAACGTGCAAGGCCGATCATAATGACCGCCACCACCACTATTATAGGTATGGTGCCGCTCTCGCTTCAGGGAGGGGAAATGTGGCGGCCCATGGCCAACTGCATCATGTCTGGCCTCATGTTTGCCACCGTGCTTACCCTGATTCTCTGCCCGGTTCTTTATTCCATATTCTTCAAGCAGAGCTTCAAGGGATATGAATGGGATTCGGCAGTGATTGCGAGAGGCGGCGACTAA
- the ispH gene encoding 4-hydroxy-3-methylbut-2-enyl diphosphate reductase, with translation MVKVIRAETAGFCMGVDLALNKLDSLIDKNENGKIYILGPIIHNPQVLEDYEKKGVITAHTPDDVPEGAYGVIRAHGIPKNAEEELRLRGVNVIDATCPKVKKAQLLIKKNTEDDRILLLYGEDSHPEVKGLLSYAPSGTHLFDSIEELEAIKLYPDKKYCLAAQTTQDRSVYEESIRFLEGKGIDFVTLNTICDATRQRQEEAISLSRKVDHMIVVGGRISGNTRRLVQVVETAGTKCTHVEVAAELPLDELKEIKTIGLTAGASTPKHLVDIIQQILEKL, from the coding sequence ATGGTTAAAGTTATAAGAGCCGAGACAGCAGGGTTCTGCATGGGGGTTGACCTGGCCCTCAACAAACTGGACTCGCTCATTGATAAGAATGAAAACGGCAAAATATATATCCTCGGTCCGATCATCCACAACCCGCAGGTTCTGGAGGACTACGAAAAAAAAGGCGTAATCACCGCACACACGCCGGATGACGTCCCCGAAGGAGCCTACGGAGTCATCCGGGCTCATGGAATACCCAAAAACGCGGAAGAAGAACTGCGTTTACGGGGAGTAAACGTCATTGATGCCACCTGCCCGAAGGTGAAAAAAGCGCAGTTGCTCATCAAGAAAAACACTGAAGATGACCGGATTCTTCTCCTTTACGGAGAAGACAGCCACCCGGAAGTTAAAGGACTTTTAAGCTATGCCCCGTCCGGCACACACCTTTTCGACTCCATAGAGGAACTGGAGGCCATTAAACTCTACCCGGACAAGAAATACTGTCTCGCCGCCCAGACAACTCAGGACCGCAGTGTATATGAAGAAAGCATCCGTTTCCTTGAGGGCAAGGGCATCGACTTTGTAACGCTGAATACCATCTGTGATGCAACGCGCCAGAGACAGGAAGAAGCTATATCCCTTTCCCGTAAAGTAGATCACATGATCGTTGTCGGCGGCCGCATCAGCGGAAACACCCGCAGGCTGGTGCAGGTTGTCGAAACAGCCGGTACAAAATGCACCCATGTTGAAGTTGCGGCAGAACTGCCTCTTGATGAACTGAAGGAGATAAAGACAATAGGGCTAACTGCCGGGGCATCAACTCCGAAGCACCTTGTGGACATTATCCAGCAGATTCTGGAAAAGCTTTAA
- a CDS encoding bifunctional (p)ppGpp synthetase/guanosine-3',5'-bis(diphosphate) 3'-pyrophosphohydrolase produces MIRINEITDIVSSYISDPDLALIQRAYVFSARAHEGQVRLSGEPYLAHPLHVAKILADMRLDEPTVAAGLLHDTVEDTDATIDEIADLFGEEVADIVDGVTKISMMDFESKAIAKAENIRKMILAMAEDIRVLMVKLADRLHNMRTLDFQKSYKQMLIAQETLDIYSPLANRLGLYMVKRDLEDLCLYYLKPDVYKDITDGLARQHTLGKEYVDKVVSLLGDMLKDNKIKGTVYGRTKHKFSIHKKMQRQGLNLDEVHDIIAFRVITDSVKDCYAVLGLVHSMWKPVSGRFKDYISIPKANMYQSLHTTVIGPEGERIEIQIRTDEMQQVAEYGVAAHWQYKETGSSAAKQNRDAERFSWLRQIMDWQRELEDPREFMSSLRFDLFNDEVYVFTPAGEIKELPDGATPVDFAYSIHTEVGNHCAGAKVNGRLVPLNTALKNGDTIEVITDKKRKPSRDWLKFVKTAKARTRIKHYIHTEERTRSIVLAREMLEKEGRRMNLNVTKAMKDGYFVILADEFSCGSVDDLLSNIGYSRITPRKVLRRLYAVINEAEGLTDEPQQPEHHEPGEGGGKNAASSINIEGVDNVLIRFAGCCTPLPGEPIIGYISRGRGVIIHSATCPNIKNLEAERLLNVSWEGGQEETSHPAQIRIRCRNRRGMLAQICTVLTEMDVNIDSGNFKSDVDGISFLEFTVEVTDLGHLHRSLNKVKTIDGVLEATRLS; encoded by the coding sequence ATGATACGCATCAATGAAATAACTGACATAGTCAGTTCCTATATCAGCGACCCGGACCTGGCCCTGATCCAGCGGGCATACGTTTTTTCGGCCCGGGCTCACGAAGGGCAGGTCCGTCTTTCCGGTGAGCCTTATCTTGCCCACCCCCTGCATGTGGCCAAGATTCTGGCGGACATGCGTCTGGACGAACCTACCGTGGCCGCCGGCCTGCTCCACGATACGGTGGAGGACACCGATGCCACCATCGACGAGATCGCCGATCTTTTCGGTGAGGAAGTCGCCGATATCGTGGACGGGGTGACCAAGATAAGCATGATGGATTTTGAATCCAAGGCCATTGCCAAGGCCGAGAACATCCGCAAGATGATTCTGGCCATGGCCGAGGATATCCGGGTGCTTATGGTCAAGCTCGCCGACCGTCTGCACAACATGCGCACCCTTGATTTCCAGAAGAGCTACAAGCAGATGCTTATCGCTCAGGAGACCCTTGATATATATTCCCCGCTGGCCAACAGGCTCGGTCTGTACATGGTCAAGAGGGACCTTGAAGATCTCTGCCTTTATTATCTCAAGCCTGATGTATACAAGGATATCACGGACGGACTGGCGAGGCAGCATACCCTCGGCAAGGAGTATGTGGACAAGGTAGTCAGTCTGCTCGGCGATATGCTCAAGGACAACAAGATCAAGGGGACCGTTTACGGCCGTACCAAGCACAAGTTCAGCATCCACAAGAAGATGCAGCGGCAGGGACTCAACCTTGATGAAGTTCACGACATAATCGCCTTCAGGGTCATTACCGATTCCGTCAAGGACTGTTACGCTGTTCTGGGGCTGGTCCATTCCATGTGGAAACCTGTTTCCGGCAGGTTCAAGGACTATATTTCCATCCCCAAGGCCAACATGTACCAGAGTCTGCACACCACGGTCATCGGCCCGGAAGGGGAGCGCATAGAAATCCAGATACGTACCGATGAAATGCAGCAGGTTGCCGAGTACGGGGTTGCGGCTCACTGGCAGTACAAGGAAACCGGTTCCAGTGCCGCCAAGCAGAACCGTGATGCCGAACGTTTCTCGTGGCTGCGTCAGATAATGGACTGGCAGCGGGAGCTTGAAGATCCCCGCGAGTTCATGTCTTCGTTGCGTTTTGATCTTTTCAACGATGAAGTCTACGTTTTCACTCCCGCCGGTGAGATCAAGGAACTGCCGGACGGTGCAACTCCCGTGGACTTTGCCTATTCCATCCACACCGAGGTGGGGAACCATTGTGCCGGGGCCAAGGTCAACGGAAGACTTGTGCCTCTCAATACCGCGCTCAAGAACGGCGACACCATAGAGGTTATTACCGACAAGAAGCGCAAGCCCAGCCGGGACTGGCTTAAATTTGTCAAGACAGCCAAGGCGCGTACTCGGATCAAGCATTACATCCATACCGAGGAACGGACCCGTTCCATCGTACTGGCAAGGGAAATGCTGGAAAAAGAAGGCCGGCGCATGAATCTCAACGTTACCAAAGCCATGAAGGACGGTTATTTCGTCATTCTGGCAGACGAGTTTTCCTGCGGCAGCGTGGACGACCTGCTTTCCAATATCGGATATTCCAGAATCACGCCCAGAAAGGTGCTGCGCCGTCTTTACGCGGTGATCAATGAAGCTGAAGGTCTGACTGACGAACCGCAGCAGCCGGAACACCACGAGCCGGGAGAGGGGGGCGGCAAGAATGCTGCAAGCTCCATCAATATCGAAGGTGTGGACAATGTTCTGATCCGTTTCGCAGGTTGCTGTACTCCGCTTCCGGGCGAACCGATCATCGGATACATCAGCCGTGGCCGGGGCGTGATAATTCACTCTGCCACCTGTCCGAACATCAAGAATCTGGAGGCCGAAAGGCTGCTGAATGTATCCTGGGAAGGCGGGCAGGAGGAAACATCGCATCCTGCTCAGATCAGAATCCGCTGCCGCAACCGCAGGGGGATGCTGGCCCAGATATGTACTGTGCTGACGGAAATGGACGTGAATATAGATTCCGGAAACTTCAAGTCCGATGTAGACGGTATTTCGTTTCTGGAATTCACAGTGGAAGTAACCGATCTCGGCCACTTGCACCGTTCCCTGAACAAAGTCAAAACCATTGATGGAGTTCTGGAAGCAACCAGATTGAGTTGA